A genome region from Sander vitreus isolate 19-12246 chromosome 21, sanVit1, whole genome shotgun sequence includes the following:
- the LOC144536504 gene encoding phenylethanolamine N-methyltransferase-like produces the protein MEEKRAENGVAAMAVCYQGFDPAAYLQNYYTPPLADLERKDSIVPWKLACLHKAFTEGDVSGELLVDIGSGPTLYQVMSGCEVFNKVLLTDFLEVNRQELRGWLQDEGRCSLDWTPFLQHVYKLEGRRPSAWTEKAAKLRQVIMDIVPIDVHCPLSLALDVLPSAGADCLVSCYCLESVSPDLAAFTRALGNIGRLLRPGGHLLLIGALGESYYFGGPGVKIPVVPLNEAQVCASLKESGYTLIMLEVYTLRQDMRGLFDNASGVFFVKAMKE, from the exons ATGGAAGAAAAGAGAGCAGAGAATGGAGTGGCAGCCATGGCAGTCTGCTACCAGGGATTTGATCCTGCAGCGTATCTGCAGAATTACTACACTCCACCACTGGCTGATTTGGAAAGAAAGGACAGCATTGTGCCGTGGAAACTGGCATGCCTGCATAAAGCTTTCACTGAAG GCGATGTGAGTGGTGAGCTGCTGGTGGACATAGGTTCGGGTCCCACCTTGTACCAGGTGATGAGTGGCTGTGAGGTTTTCAACAAGGTGCTCCTCACAGATTTCCTGGAGGTCAACAGGCAGGAGCTGAGGGGCTGGCTCCAGGACGAGGGACGCTGCAGCCTGGACTGGACACCATTCCTGCAGCACGTCTACAAGCTGGAGGGACGACG GCCCTCAGCATGGACAGAGAAGGCTGCCAAGCTACGTCAGGTCATCATGGACATTGTCCCCATTGATGTGCACTGCCCTCTGTCTCTGGCCCTTGACGTCCTTCCTTCAGCAGGGGCCGACTGTCTCGTGTCCTGCTACTGTCTGGAGAGTGTCAGCCCTGACCTGGCTGCCTTCACCAGGGCCCTGGGCAACATTGGGAGGCTCCTGCGGCCTGGTGGCCACCTCCTGCTCATCGGAGCTCTGGGAGAGAGTTACTATTTTGGGGGGCCTGGGGTAAAGATCCCTGTGGTCCCATTGAATGAGGCCCAGGTCTGTGCTAGTTTGAAGGAGAGTGGCTACACCCTGATCATGCTGGAGGTTTACACATTGCGTCAGGACATGAGGGGGTTGTTTGATAATGCATCTGGGGTGTTTTTTGTAAAAGCAATGAAGGAGTAA